A window of the Enterobacteriaceae bacterium 4M9 genome harbors these coding sequences:
- a CDS encoding DNA primase, whose product MTMKVSNAVNAARGHWPCILPALGIKVIPNRHQPCPMCQGKDRFRFDDKEGRGTWFCNHCRAGDGLELVKRALQLSASGAADRVNAVTGNLPPQAIQPVVQHDPAADHQTAAALAARLLDTSRTTQANAYLARKGFPSQACRVLSQSHTVATIGYRPGDLAVPLYTLSGDLVNLQLINADGVKRTLKGGQVKGTTHTLSTIDAPTKRLWIAEGYATALTVHNLTGDTVKVALSSANLLSLASLLREQSPGCQIVIAADRDLTGAGQDKAAAAARACHGLVALPPVYGDWNDAFMQHGEAATRDALQAAITPAAASPFDTMSEAEFTAMSTSEKAMRIDDHYRQSLAVDPNGEILYRYDAGAWKVIAPAQFAREVAALFQRLRAPFSSGKISGVVDTLKLILPQRETPARRLIGFRNGVLDTTSGTFSPHRRENWLRTVCSVDFTAPVKDEMLSRDAPNFWRWLDRAAGGNAQKRDIILAALFMVLANRYDWQLFLEVTGPGGSGKSIMAEIATMLAGADNTTSATIETLESSRERAAVIGYSLIILPDQEKWSGDGAGIKAITGGDAVSVDPKYRDAYSTHIPAVILAVNNNPMRFTDRSGGVSRRRVILHFPEQIAPQERDLQLKEKISQELAVIVRQLMQRFSQPGEARQLLQSQQNSDEAVSIKRDADPLCDFCGYLEAMPEATGLYMGNGNIRPVQPRHYLYHAYLTFMEANGNKNVLSLKMFGLGLPGMMKEFGLVYIKKHTRNGTQTNLKLSEDSNSDWLPKCGEPVTEKLM is encoded by the coding sequence ATGACCATGAAAGTCAGCAACGCCGTGAACGCAGCGCGGGGCCACTGGCCGTGCATTCTCCCGGCGCTCGGCATTAAGGTGATACCGAACCGGCACCAGCCCTGCCCGATGTGTCAGGGCAAAGACCGCTTTCGCTTTGATGACAAGGAAGGTCGCGGCACCTGGTTCTGCAACCACTGTCGCGCCGGGGATGGTCTGGAGCTGGTCAAGCGCGCCCTGCAACTCTCAGCCAGCGGTGCCGCAGACCGGGTGAATGCTGTAACCGGTAATCTGCCGCCGCAGGCCATTCAGCCTGTCGTACAGCATGACCCGGCAGCCGACCACCAGACCGCTGCCGCGCTGGCCGCCCGTCTGCTGGACACCTCGCGCACAACGCAGGCGAACGCCTATCTGGCCCGTAAGGGCTTCCCCTCGCAGGCGTGCCGGGTGCTGAGTCAGTCGCACACGGTTGCCACTATCGGCTACCGCCCCGGCGACCTGGCGGTGCCGTTGTACACCCTGTCCGGTGACCTGGTGAACCTGCAACTGATTAACGCAGACGGCGTGAAACGCACCCTCAAAGGCGGGCAGGTAAAAGGCACCACGCACACCCTGAGCACCATAGACGCGCCCACAAAACGTCTCTGGATTGCCGAAGGCTATGCCACCGCCCTGACGGTCCACAACCTTACCGGCGACACGGTAAAAGTGGCGCTGTCGTCTGCCAATCTCCTTTCCCTGGCAAGCCTGCTGCGTGAGCAGTCACCGGGCTGTCAGATAGTGATTGCCGCTGACCGCGACCTCACCGGAGCCGGTCAGGACAAAGCTGCTGCGGCGGCCCGCGCCTGTCACGGTCTGGTGGCCCTGCCGCCGGTGTACGGTGACTGGAACGATGCGTTTATGCAGCACGGCGAAGCCGCCACGCGTGACGCCCTTCAGGCAGCCATCACACCGGCAGCGGCCAGCCCGTTCGATACCATGAGCGAAGCGGAATTTACCGCCATGAGTACCAGCGAAAAGGCAATGCGCATTGATGACCACTACCGCCAGTCGCTGGCCGTGGACCCGAACGGCGAGATTCTGTATCGCTATGACGCCGGAGCCTGGAAGGTGATTGCGCCCGCGCAGTTTGCCCGCGAAGTGGCTGCCCTGTTCCAGCGCCTGCGCGCCCCGTTTTCATCCGGAAAAATTTCCGGCGTGGTGGACACGCTTAAGCTGATTCTGCCGCAGCGGGAGACACCGGCACGGCGTCTGATTGGTTTCCGTAATGGCGTGCTGGACACCACCAGTGGCACGTTCAGCCCGCACCGCCGGGAAAACTGGCTGCGTACCGTATGCAGCGTGGACTTTACCGCCCCGGTGAAGGATGAAATGCTGTCACGCGATGCGCCGAACTTCTGGCGCTGGCTGGACCGGGCCGCAGGCGGTAACGCACAGAAGCGGGATATCATTCTGGCTGCGCTGTTTATGGTGCTGGCAAACCGCTACGACTGGCAGTTATTTCTGGAGGTCACCGGCCCTGGCGGCAGCGGAAAAAGCATCATGGCTGAGATAGCCACCATGCTGGCCGGAGCCGATAACACCACGTCTGCGACCATTGAAACGCTGGAATCCTCCCGCGAGCGTGCGGCAGTCATCGGGTATTCCCTGATTATCCTGCCGGACCAGGAAAAGTGGAGCGGTGACGGCGCAGGCATCAAGGCCATTACCGGAGGGGATGCGGTGTCAGTTGACCCGAAATACCGGGATGCCTATTCCACGCACATTCCAGCTGTGATTCTGGCGGTGAACAACAATCCGATGCGCTTTACTGACCGCAGCGGCGGCGTGTCCCGTCGCCGGGTGATACTGCACTTCCCGGAGCAGATTGCGCCACAGGAGCGCGACCTGCAACTGAAAGAGAAAATCAGCCAGGAGCTGGCGGTTATCGTGCGCCAGTTGATGCAGCGTTTCAGCCAGCCAGGAGAAGCACGCCAGCTGTTACAGTCGCAGCAGAACTCTGATGAGGCTGTCAGCATTAAACGCGATGCCGACCCGCTGTGTGATTTCTGCGGCTATCTGGAAGCCATGCCTGAAGCCACCGGCCTGTATATGGGGAACGGCAATATTCGCCCGGTACAGCCGCGCCATTACCTGTATCACGCCTATCTGACCTTCATGGAAGCCAACGGCAATAAAAACGTACTGAGCCTGAAAATGTTCGGGCTGGGGCTGCCGGGGATGATGAAGGAGTTCGGGCTGGTGTACATCAAAAAGCACACCCGCAATGGTACGCAGACCAACCTGAAACTGAGTGAGGACAGCAATTCGGACTGGTTGCCGAAGTGCGGCGAGCCAGTGACGGAAAAACTCATGTAA
- a CDS encoding ash family protein has translation MNQPHPQKALYPGLRSGLVPRYSFAAVAKSAAGRRNPCNSQATTDAPCVFFFVVVQAQPYFEPGYICRGSCQIMVVRAGQPSGWPVFCETGIPTPVRVTTHERRNSGGGNNRYSQEVALMATTLIPSRPQFIFVFAAVRRAQTGSSLRMLRTVATSEYLARRSLAPEYVLSLAARLPFAEVRV, from the coding sequence GTGAATCAACCTCACCCGCAAAAAGCCCTTTATCCTGGCTTGCGTTCGGGCCTGGTTCCCAGGTATAGTTTCGCCGCTGTCGCAAAATCGGCAGCCGGGCGTAGGAACCCGTGTAATTCACAGGCGACAACTGACGCGCCATGCGTCTTTTTTTTCGTCGTTGTTCAGGCACAGCCATATTTTGAGCCAGGGTACATTTGCCGTGGCTCCTGTCAGATAATGGTGGTCCGGGCGGGGCAGCCTTCGGGCTGGCCGGTATTCTGTGAAACCGGTATTCCTACCCCCGTTCGGGTCACCACCCATGAGCGTAGGAACTCCGGTGGTGGCAATAACCGCTATTCACAGGAGGTTGCCCTGATGGCTACAACCCTCATCCCGTCACGCCCACAATTTATTTTCGTCTTTGCCGCTGTTCGCCGCGCGCAGACTGGCTCATCCCTGCGTATGCTGCGCACTGTTGCCACCAGTGAGTATCTGGCCCGCCGCAGCCTTGCCCCTGAATATGTGCTTTCCCTTGCTGCTCGTTTGCCTTTTGCGGAGGTGCGCGTATGA
- a CDS encoding AlpA family transcriptional regulator: MHTPFSASPSPAVTPAVPVTEPAQERFLRLPEVIYQCGLSRSTIYDLISRGAFPAQISLGGKNVAWLQSEVSAWMAVRIAERHQGNAA; the protein is encoded by the coding sequence ATGCACACCCCGTTTTCTGCTTCGCCTTCCCCCGCTGTCACTCCGGCTGTACCGGTCACCGAACCGGCTCAGGAGCGTTTCCTTCGCCTGCCGGAAGTGATTTATCAGTGCGGCCTGTCCCGTTCCACCATTTACGACCTGATTAGCCGTGGCGCGTTTCCGGCGCAAATCTCACTGGGCGGTAAAAACGTGGCCTGGCTTCAGTCTGAGGTCAGCGCCTGGATGGCGGTGCGTATTGCCGAACGCCATCAGGGAAACGCGGCGTGA